In Pyrenophora tritici-repentis strain M4 chromosome 6, whole genome shotgun sequence, the DNA window CTGCAAGAAGGTTCGCGGCGACAGGTGTGAGATGTGGCAGCGGATATCCGTAGCCCCGCGCCCCTGGACAGCATTACGGCGCTGACCCTTGGCGTGGAGAGAGACCTAGCAGCACCCCTGGATAACATATAGTTGAGGCCACCGAGGCCACGGAAGTTCGCTGATCTACGCATAAACATTAATACGCCTCTTTTTGCTCTTCTCCTACGgaggtgcctttcaaaagttATTGCTAGCGCGGTAGATCTATCGGCCCGATATTTCTTGGCACAGTCAGAGTTTTTGAAGCTGAAGATAGCAGTATCTTCGCTTTCTTTGGTGTTTCTCAAAGGTTAGTTATACTAGTAATGGCTCCTCGTTCTCACACAGACTCATTCACACGTGCTATAATTGTTACTTTAAAGTCCCGCTTTGTGGGCAAATCAACGAGCCAGATCAGCGAGATCCTGGGTATTTCCCCACGCACTATCGACGCTATCTTCAGCCGAGCCTGCCTTCGAGGCTTTGAGCCAAATGGACCAACCCTAAAGGTTCTTCCTGAACACCTTGAAGATGCTCCTCGCTCAGGCCGCCCACGTAAACAAGAGGCTATCCATGAACCTACTGTTGACAAAGTACGCCGTGACCGTTATGGACGAGAGAAGAGCTGTGCTGACATAGCTGGTGATCTTAGTCTCTACGGTTACGACGTCTCTCCTACCACGGTGTGGAGAGTCCTCAAGGCAGCAGGATACAAGAAGACGAAGCCGACGAGGAAGCCTGGgttgacgaagaagatgagacAAGATAGACTTACCTGGTGTCTCGCTCGTCAGCACTGGACTCTTGAGGACTGGAAGAACGTTATCTGGTCAGATGAGACCTCTGTCGTACTGAACCACCGCCGTGGTGGGTATCGGGTGTGGAGAAAGGCAGATGAGGCTCTTACAAGATCTGTGATACGAGAGAGGTGGAAGGGATACTCTGAGTTTATGTTCTGGGGCTGCTTCACGTATAATTACAAAGGTCCCTTTCATGTATGGAGGCCAGAGACAGCCcaagagaagagagaagcaGCTCTTAAGATTGAAGAGATGAATAAGATCCTAGAGCCTATTATGAGAGAGGAGTGGGAGCTTACTATAGGCATGAAGAGGATAGGCTTAAGGAATAAGCCTGGTAGAGCTCCTCAATGGAGATGGACTAAGGAGAATGGGAAGCTCACTCGTGGTAATGATAAAGGTGGCATTGATTGGTGGCGGTATCAGACTGAGGTTCTTCTCCCGAAGCTTATCCCCTTTGCTAAGGAGTGTATGAGAGAGAGGCCAGGTACTCTTGTTCAAGAAGATAAGGCTCCCTCTCATGCTCACCAGGCCCAGAATATTATCTATCAACGAGAGAGTGTGGAGAAGCTCTTCTGGTGTGGTAACTCACCTGATCTCAACGCTATTGAGCCAGCCTGGCCATGGTTAAAGAGAAGAACTACCAAGAAAGGAGCTCCAAAGAGTAGAGGAGAGGCCACAAAAGCATGGGAGCAGGCCTGGAGTGATCTCCCACAGTCACAGATTCAGGCATGGATAGAGAGAATTCCTATCCATGTTCAAAAGATTATTGAACTTGAAGGTGGGAATGAGTACAAGGAAGGCAGAGGCCTGCCAAGAGTTCGTGGAGACTGATCTGTCTGTATTTCGGTAGTTTCTCGGTCAAATAGGAGACCCCCCTGTCAGCAATaacttttgaaaggcacctcTGTAATACAAACATTGTTTCTCTCAAAGGCCGAATACCTCTATCCCTTACGAACGACCGACTAAGCACCGGATGCTACCATCGTTTCTATAAAGATAACATTTCCTCTTCACGAAAAAAATCATCCATCACACTTGAACTACTCTACCATTCAACACATCCAATCCAACACATCCACCATGCCATCTTACCCACCACTATCGCCCACTGGCCTTCCCAGCTCCCCACGAGTAAACCGCCAAATGCAGATGCTCTCTCCAGTCGAAACATACTCTGACACGACACCACGCAACTCGTCATCATCACCAGACGCAATGACATCTGAAAAACCAAAGGCCCGCGACATCTTCGCCGACGCCACCATTCCCCTCAGCCCAGCAACATCAACCTCAAGCTCCGAAGAGAATCCCTACGCCGGTCTCGCACCACGAAAGCGCAACGGCTTCGCCCGTCTATTCTGCTGTCTGGGCCGCGAAGAGCGCGCCCGCCGACGAGCAGACCGTCACCTTGAATTCGTCAAAGTCGGAGAGGAAGTCCATTGGACAGAGTACTAGATCGAAAAAAATTCGATGACGGTGATGCGGACTTTCCACTGTCCGGTTGCATAGCCGTTGCCGCTCTGAAACGCCTACACGATACCCACACTGCCGCGTTTCTCATCGAGGCTTGCGAAACCGTTCGACTGCCCGGCGGGCGGGCACATCATACATGATCGGAAGCACCCGCGGTTGGGTCGCCAACGCGAAACCCTGTTGCGACCCGAACCTTTGTCTTCCAACCGTCACTGCGACGTTTCTTATGTTTATATTTAGCGATCCTCGTCGGATTGCCACTGTTCCGAGAGTCTTTTTTTGTCTATGGGCTGGGTTTGTCGTGTTGTCTCCTGGGTCTGAGTAAGACTTGCAGTGATTGACTTGTCTCAGCACTGGCGTTGTGTTCTTTTTGTCTGTCTCGACTTTAAGGAGCGAGTGCGCTTCTGGAAATTGGGACTTGCTGTTTGTTGCTTGAATATACCAGAGTCTATTTCTCATACCCGAATTATTTCGCTACTACCAAGTGTGTGTCATTGAATCTGTCTGCATATGTCATTAGTTGCCACGTTCAAGTTTCCCCTCAACCCACTCCCCAAACTGTGTCGCCTTCCTCCCCAACATCCACTCAAGCACGTTACTATTCCCCACCAGACCCCTCTCATTATAGAACCAAATCATACTCTCTGCTGCatccctcctcctcctcctcctctccaCTGTTGTCGCATCCTCAACCCCATACATTCTCATCAACAAAGCATCCACCGCCTCCCCAAACGCCAACCTCTCCATCCTGACCTCCCTCCCAATCTTCTCCCCAATAACCATCATAGCCTCCTCAAACGTAATTGGCCGATGCGTCGAAGTGAGCAGATACTGGGCATAGAAGTGTGCTTCGCGCTCCTCCATCACCTTCTTGAAGCACTCGGCCAAGTCCCCCAGCGCAAGCATAGAAAATGTATTCTGCGTACTCCACATGGCTGGGAACACGGGTTCTTTCTGCCCCACTAACATGTTTACAGGTATGTTATCCATAAAGGTGCTCGGCTGAAGGATGGTATCTAGGATCCCACTCTCCATCAGCCACTCGTCGATGTCGTTCTTGGTGACATTTTCAAGGAGAGAGACGCAGTTTGTAGGGGAATAGAGGTCGGTTTGGAGGACATGAGCTTGTGGGTATTGTTGCTGAAGATTAGACTGCGAGGACGAAGAGTGCACGGCGAGGCGGATATGTTACCAGTGTGAGAGAAGGGGGAGAAATGTAGTGGCGTCACCACGCAAAAGCTCTTCCAGGCGCAATGCTCATGGCAGACCACAACCTGTGAGAATATCTACCTTTTTGCTGAAATCCAAGCGCAAAAGTGAGATGGCTATAGTGTGACTTGATTACATGATTGAGAATGGAATATCGCGTTCGTATTCACATGGCATGCTGTTCACTGTTCACGGGTACCGGATTGATCACGTGCACAAGCTCTTTCCGATGTGGGAACTCTCCAAACCATCGACATTAGTCCAGCTCCAACCCCCTGAATCGTTCACGGCCCAGGCGCAAAACGTAAACAAATGCGATCAAATGATACCCCTGAGCTACTTGTACGAGATTGATAGATGCTTCATGCTGAGCGTGGCTGCGCCTGCTGCGCCCGCTACATGGCTTTAAGTTCGGTCGAGGATCCTCGGCTCCTGCGAAGATGCCGGCTTGTCGCGTCCGTGCCGAACGACAGCCTTGCCCAGAAGGGGCTTTAGTCCGCATGGCGGGGAAGTCAAGATGCCCATGTCGACTAAGCCCAAGGCATGGCTATGAAATCATCAAATTGATGGAATACAGTGTTGGCGGGTTGGGAGAGCGGGCTGGCTGGCAACTGTCACAAGGAATAGCCGCAAGGATGCGTCGGGCAAACGGGCGTCGGTTAGGGCTGCATCGTCTTACGTCACGGGGCTCTACTCTGTTGTGTGCTGGTCGCTTCTCCGAGAACCTCGGCCCAGATGGTGTGGGTTTGCCATATTCACAGCTCCACTACCCTTGTCATCTTGTCAGCGCGTGTTCATTTCGCCTCGGGACTGTGAAGCTAGGACTTCTGACTTCTGATATCTTCTTCGAccttttctctcttcttctcaGATAGTTTTGTTTGTGATGTTTAGCAGAGCTGCACGCGCGCGAGTACCCTCCTCGATACTTCGCAAACCTCTTCTTAGCCATCAAGCTTTCGCACAGCCCAGGGTATGTTGTTGTTGACGTTGGTGGGGTAGCAAATGCTAATGTTTTGGTCTGTAGATTGTCACAATGGCTCCAGCAAGGAAACAGTCGAGTTTGCCCGCTGGTAAGTGGCATGCGCTGCATTCACATGCTTCCAACTTCAAAAGCTGACGGTGAGGTTTGTACAGGCTACAAGGAGGATCTCAGCAAAGGCGCGATGCTGCGCTTTGAGGACTCTCTTCCGCGTCTTCCTGTCCCTACACTCGAGGAGACAGCAAAGCGATACCTCAAGTCTGTCCATCCGCTGCTTTCACAAACCGAATACGATGCGACCACAAAGGCTGTCAATGAGTTTGTAGCCCCTGGTGGGCCGGGGGAAAAGCTACAGAAGCGCTTGGTGGAGCGGAGAGAGGACCCCAAGCACAAGAACTGGATCTACGAGTGGTGGAATGAGGCTGCGTACATGGCCTACCGCGACCCGGTTGTGCCATACGTCAGCTACTTCTACTCGCACCGCGATGACAAGAAGCGAAGAAACCCTATCAAGCGCGCTGCTGCCATCTCAACTGCAGTCCTGGAGTTCAAGAAGATGGTCGATGGAGGCAGCTTGGAGCCAGAATACATGAAGAAGCTGCCCATGGCAATGAGCTCTTACGAGTGGATGTTCAACTGCTGCCGCGTGCCCAAGAAGCCTGCAGACACCACCACAAAATTCCCTTTTAAGGAGAACCAGCACATTATCGCCATTAGGAAGAACCAGTTCTGGAAGATCCCTCACGAGATCAATGGCAAGCAGCTGAACACCAGCGAGCTCGAACTGCAGTTCCAGCGCGTGTACGAAAAGGCCGAAAGAGCCCCCGCAGTCGGTGCTCTCACATCTCAGAACCGCGATGTTTGGTCAGACATCTACCCCAAGCTCAAGGTTTCCCCTGTCAACGCCGCATCCTTACAAGACATCGAGTCCGCCTCCTTTGTCGTTTGCCTCGACGATGCATCCCCCGTTACTCTCGAAGAGCGCGCACACCAGTACTGGCACGGCGATGGCACAAACCGATGGTTTGACAAGCCTCTCCAGTTCATCGTCAACGAGAACGGCACATCTGGCTTCATGGGCGAGCACTCGATGATGGACGGCACACCCACTCACCGTCTCAACGACTACGCGAACCAACAAATCTTCACCAACGCCCTCCCCTTTGACGACCCCAACGTCCGCTCCGACCTACCCAACCCGAAACCCCTGCGCTTCGAGATTAGCAAGGAGCTTCAGCAAGACATTGAGGATGCCCAGGCACACTTTGCCCGTCAAATCGGCGCCCACGAGTTGAGGGTACAGGCATACCAAGGCTACGGCAAGGGCTTAATCAAGAAGTTCAAGTGCAGCCCCGACGCCTACGTACAAATGATCATTCAACTCGCCTACCACAAATTCTACGGCAAGAACCGCCCCACATACGAATCCGCCGCCACCCGTCGCTTCCAGCAAGGCCGCACAGAAACATGCCGAACCGTCTCGGACGAAAGCGTAGCCTTCTGCGCCGCCATGGCCGACGCAAACGCCACACCAGAAGAGTGCCAGCAGAAGCTCCGAGCAGCAATCGACGCACACGTCAAGTACATCTCCGACGCCAGTGACGGACGCGGTGTAGACCGCCACCTCTTCGGCCTCAAAAAGTGCCTCAAGGAGGGCGAGGAACTACCCGCTCTCTACCAGGATCCGGCGTACACCTACAGCTCCACGTGGTTTGTTTCCAGTTCGCAGTTGTCCAGCGAGTACTTCAATGGCTATGGCTGGAGTCAGGTCGTTGATGATGGCTGGGGTATTGCGTATATGATTAATGAGAATACTATTCAGTTCAACGTTTGCTCCAAGGGGCTGGGCTCAGTAAGTTTTGTTTGTATATGATGAGATGAGGAGGGCGTCGCTAACAATTGTGCAGGAAAAGATGAGCTTCTATCTTAATGAGGCGGCGGGTGATATGCGGGATATCATGATGCCCACCCTTGATGCTGCAAAGGCCAAGTTGTAGTTGTTTATGCGAGGGAAAGTTTGAACTGAGACTATGAGCTAGATCTGGTGGTTTTAGAGACCTTTTTAGATTTTATTCAAGATTTGTTCAATATCACGAGTCGTGATTTGGCATCGTACGGATGTGCATTAGTGCATGTGATAGTTCACCATGAAGAACCTCGGGATAATCACATGCCATGCCTATGTAAATACCCATGTTACCAGGACGAACTCTCGCCAGGCTGGAAGCTTGACCAAACAAGTCTAATCCAACGGTAGTCTAGCCCTAATTATACTAAGCGGCGTGATACCTCTCCCACTAATACATGTCATTATTATCACTATCTAATACCAAGCACAATCCCCGCCACAAATATCTACCCTTAAAATCTTCTCTTTATCTACCCTCTCATCTCCCACCAAACGTATCCGCTTTAGGCAATCTATCGAAACCCGTTGATCCTAGTTATTCACTGTGCTCAAAAACCGACCCCTACCTTTCGCCTAGCACTCTCTTCTCTGGAAATTTGGACGTTTGGGGTGGTGAGGGAGGAAATATGGATGAGGGTGAACCAGGGGACGAGGTCAAGTTTGGGGATAAAGGCTAGGATAGGGGATGGTGTCCAGTTTGGGTGTTGTGGGGGTGCTAGGGGGGTGGGTGAAGGTATGATTTAGATGTAACCATCGTTTCTGAGCCGAGGTCTTATTGCCCAATATCATCCATTAGATCTTACACACGTCCGACAACTTAATAAGCTTATTCTTCACGTTCATGTCATCCATGTCTCGGATGGTAAAATTATGAATAGGAGTAAATTTTGGCATTTCAAGTACGGGTCAATTCTACACATCAGCGTTTGCTAGAATAGCAGATCCTGAAACGCCAGAAGAGGCCAGTCCAGCCCAGATCCCGTAGCTCATGTCATTACTAATGTACATATTACCCATGATTCCATTGCGGAATTTATGGGTTGGCCTTGACCCACTCAACACCCTTCTTGATGTTGCCGGCGAGGTCAGCGACGCAGGTGTCGAGGAGCTTCTGCTCGTATTCGGTGATCTTGCCGACGGGGTGGATCTTCTCGACACCGTTAGGACCAAGCTCAACGTTGGTGGAGAAGTAGTCGCAACCCTGGTCCTTGAAAAGAGGAGAGTCGACGAAGGTGGGCTCAATGACGTTCTTCTGGCCCTGGGCAGCCTTAAGCAGGGACTCGGCGAAGCGGGCACCAGCCATGGCCATGGAGAGGGTGGCAGAACCAGCGCCGTCCTTGGCCTGAACGACCTCGTCACCACCAAACTGGACGCGGTGGACGTATTGCTTGAGTTGCTCGCCCTCAAGGTTGTGGCCAGACTGGGAGAGGAGGGGAACGATGGTAGCACCGGAGTGTCCACCAATGACGGTGATGTTCTCGTTGGCGGGGTCGGTGTTCTTAAGCTGCGAGATGAAGCGCGAGGCACGGACGACGTCGAGGGTGGTGACACCAAAGAGGCGCTTGGGGTTGTAGACACCCTTAGACTTGAAGACCTCGGCGGTGATGGGAACAGTGGAGTTGACCTGCAAATATCAATATCCTGTATCAATACCATGGTTTTCATCTCAACATACAGGGTTGGAGATGATCAAGATGTTGGCGTCGGGAGCGTGCTCAGCGGCAGCCTTGGCCAGGTCGCGGACGATGGAGGCGTTGGTGTTGAACAAGTCTTGTTGCTGTCAGCTGTGTACCACTTGCGCCGCTTTCAATGCCTA includes these proteins:
- a CDS encoding POP1 domain containing protein gives rise to the protein MPSYPPLSPTGLPSSPRVNRQMQMLSPVETYSDTTPRNSSSSPDAMTSEKPKARDIFADATIPLSPATSTSSSEENPYAGLAPRKRNGFARLFCCLGREERARRRADRHLEFVKVGEEVHWTEY
- a CDS encoding carnitine O-acetyltransferase, yielding MAPARKQSSLPAGYKEDLSKGAMLRFEDSLPRLPVPTLEETAKRYLKSVHPLLSQTEYDATTKAVNEFVAPGGPGEKLQKRLVERREDPKHKNWIYEWWNEAAYMAYRDPVVPYVSYFYSHRDDKKRRNPIKRAAAISTAVLEFKKMVDGGSLEPEYMKKLPMAMSSYEWMFNCCRVPKKPADTTTKFPFKENQHIIAIRKNQFWKIPHEINGKQLNTSELELQFQRVYEKAERAPAVGALTSQNRDVWSDIYPKLKVSPVNAASLQDIESASFVVCLDDASPVTLEERAHQYWHGDGTNRWFDKPLQFIVNENGTSGFMGEHSMMDGTPTHRLNDYANQQIFTNALPFDDPNVRSDLPNPKPLRFEISKELQQDIEDAQAHFARQIGAHELRVQAYQGYGKGLIKKFKCSPDAYVQMIIQLAYHKFYGKNRPTYESAATRRFQQGRTETCRTVSDESVAFCAAMADANATPEECQQKLRAAIDAHVKYISDASDGRGVDRHLFGLKKCLKEGEELPALYQDPAYTYSSTWFVSSSQLSSEYFNGYGWSQVVDDGWGIAYMINENTIQFNVCSKGLGSEKMSFYLNEAAGDMRDIMMPTLDAAKAKL
- a CDS encoding Mdh, Malate-lactate dehydrogenase, which codes for MFAARQAFSQAQRRCFSASARQNSKVTVLGAAGGIGQPLSLLLKLNPRVSKLSLYDIRLAPGVAADIGHINTKSEVIGHDATPSGLAAALKGAEIVVIPAGVPRKPGMTRDDLFNTNASIVRDLAKAAAEHAPDANILIISNPVNSTVPITAEVFKSKGVYNPKRLFGVTTLDVVRASRFISQLKNTDPANENITVIGGHSGATIVPLLSQSGHNLEGEQLKQYVHRVQFGGDEVVQAKDGAGSATLSMAMAGARFAESLLKAAQGQKNVIEPTFVDSPLFKDQGCDYFSTNVELGPNGVEKIHPVGKITEYEQKLLDTCVADLAGNIKKGVEWVKANP